The proteins below come from a single Rosa rugosa chromosome 2, drRosRugo1.1, whole genome shotgun sequence genomic window:
- the LOC133729468 gene encoding protein SCAR3 isoform X1 produces the protein MPLVRFQVRNEYGLGQPQLYKEADREDPKAVLDGVAVAGLVGILRQLGDLAEFAAEVFHGLQEQVTTTASRSHKLMVRVQHIEAALPPLEKAVLAQTSHIHFAYTAGLEWHPRIRSERHHFIYNDLPRFIMDSYEECSDPPRLHLLDKFDTGGPGSCLKRYSDPTFFKRASAISDEANAEKIQRDRKAQRSKKKKGSQHNGDVSRSASISNRSSRMQPISSNVNRQSSPSQTVSTTDMAALKSDLGNNSNSFGSRTESGYNEYVAHSSSSLQAKQQEYKESPTSESVHHDDTLESVLHDGETVFVDGNSPGSSLQDQVTSGSSCGKWDEKAEIVDPTGQQKCLDETTETLPTMDDSDAHEGGAGHIKSIQQNDFLFDGENILEPTSSRNQIDEIESEPDEPDTFMDALNTIESESENDLDCQTKREVKHVPTFVNKKGLDAVHDITMDCLNPQTPRFETHTATSHSSPERETPVDLPNLASLESPVPEQIPQVVMEPSNSNHSVGSDRTENLDDSRLETVNCDSASSGSGTTNVQDNIISSLREPQDSPADISRNNSINFWTNGGMLGLEPSKPPDFTMASPVNPASSSTSETIGLSNHAYKIIVDEHEMEPSMLTMDDRCNDKGQEDGISSEKISKGVSPTELYTKLGNIDDSDKSNGFGHAMEDGWKKTNAMEPGIVLPVAPYTKSASNDLHQENDENSSLVFGLGRRLLENGFGRNVSYDKFEPASYLNAGELEQKSEHQSVVYQSFPDTAFKEQSEDGFAVHSSPSSPPLEHMKISFQPINGIETSKLKLKLSDGIQSHGSVRDTFQSFQLIPEPAIPLHEFGSDSDDDTFCRSSPYISDDCVSHHSESNSEQWESSETPERDNHELYDALRGISSTEHISSSPELGEIGSNAIYSEGGIKSVHSENGMVQYLSDPLLDLPSLDAFKPVLLQEPKDDSTPMDVHGLRCPGESTPGPPPLPPVEWCLSKPQLDATEENHDVSEGFKHVLDTDLLGSITFQQPPLKQQEVNEEPLSIEPKIKQNQQVNEHKEADQALNSKEIDEKDDFLQQIRTQSFNLRRTVTAKATTTTPGPATHVKVTAILEKANAIRQAVGSDDDDTWST, from the exons ATTTGCAGCAGAGGTTTTTCATGGTTTGCAAGAGCAAGTAACGACTACAGCTTCTAGAAGCCATAAGCTGATGGTTCGCGTTCAACACATTGAAGCTGCACTTCCTCCCCTTGAGAAGGCTGTACTTGCTCAAACAAGCCACATACATTTTGCATACACAGCTG GTTTAGAGTGGCATCCACGTATTCGAAGTGAAAGACATCATTTCATCTACAATGACTTGCCACGCTTTATCATGGATTCGTATGAAGAATGTAGCGATCCTCCGCGTTTGCACTTGCTTGACAA ATTTGATACTGGGGGTCCAGGATCTTGTTTAAAGAGATATTCAGATCCAACATTTTTCAAAAGAGCATCAGCTATCTCTGATGAAGCAAATGCTGAAAAAATCCAAAGAGATAGGAAGGCTCAAAGAAGCAAG AAAAAGAAAGGATCACAGCATAATGGAGATGTATCACGTTCTGCATCGATATCCAATCGCAGTAGCAG AATGCAACCTATTTCTTCTAATGTGAATCGGCAAAGCTCGCCTTCGCAAACTGTCTCCACAACTGACATGGCGGCATTAAAGTCTGACCTGGGAAACAATTCTAATTCTTTTGGTTCAAGAACTGAGTCAGGATATAATGAGTATGTTGCCCATTCAAGTTCCTCCCTGCAAGCCAAACAACAAGAATACAAGGAGTCCCCTACTTCTGAATCTGTGCATCATGATGATACTCTTGAATCTGTTTTGCATGATGGTGAAACTGTGTTTGTAGATGGTAACTCTCCTGGAAGTTCATTACAGGACCAAGTTACCTCTGGTTCATCTTGTGGTAAATGGGATGAGAAGGCAGAAATAGTAGATCCTACAGGTCAACAGAAGTGTTTAGATGAAACTACAGAAACGCTCCCTACAATGGATGACTCGGATGCACATGAAGGGGGAGCTGGTCACATTAAGAGTATTCAGCAAAACGATTTCCTCTTTGATGGCGAAAATATTTTGGAGCCAACCTCGAGCAGGAACCaaattgatgaaattgaaagtgaaCCAGATGAACCAGATACTTTCATGGATGCACTTAACACCATTGAATCAGAATCCGAAAATGATCTTGATTGTCAAACAAAACGAGAAGTGAAACATGTCCCTACTTTTGTCAACAAGAAAGGACTGGATGCAGTGCATGATATTACCATGGATTGTTTGAATCCTCAAACTCCAAGGTTTGAAACTCATACTGCAACATCTCACAGTTCCCCGGAAAGAGAAACGCCGGTGGATCTACCAAACTTAGCGTCATTAGAGAGCCCTGTCCCTGAGCAGATCCCTCAAGTAGTTATGGAACCTTCTAATTCAAACCACTCTGTAGGCTCTGATAGAACTGaaaatcttgatgattcaaggTTAGAAACTGTTAATTGTGATTCAGCATCCTCTGGCTCTGGAACTACTAATGTGCAGGATAACATCATAAGCAGTTTACGTGAACCTCAAGACTCTCCTGCTGACATTTCCAGGAATAATTCAATAAATTTCTGGACTAATGGTGGCATGTTAGGACTTGAGCCATCAAAACCTCCTGATTTCACCATGGCAAGTCCTGTAAATCCAGCTAGCAGTAGTACATCTGAGACAATTGGTCTCTCAAATCATGCTTACAAGATTATAGTCGACGAGCATGAAATGGAACCAAGCATGTTGACTATGGATGATCGATGTAATGATAAAGGTCAAGAGGATGGTATCTCATCAGAGAAAATATCTAAGGGAGTTTCACCTACGGAATTGTATACAAAGCTTGGAAATATTGATGATTCTGATAAGAGCAATGGATTTGGCCATGCCATGGAGGATGGTTGGAAAAAAACCAACGCAATGGAACCTGGAATTGTGTTACCAGTTGCTCCATATACTAAATCTGCTTCCAATGACTTACATCAGGAGAATGATGAAAACTCTTCTCTGGTTTTCGGACTTGGTCGTAGGTTACTTGAGAATGGTTTTGGTAGAAATGTATCGTATGACAAATTTGAGCCTGCTAGTTATTTGAATGCTGGTGAATTGGAGCAGAAAAGCGAGCACCAGAGTGTAGTGTACCAATCATTTCCTGATACAGCCTTCAAAGAGCAGTCTGAGGATGGATTTGCAGTTCATTCATCTCCTTCTTCACCACCACTTGAGCACATGAAGATATCTTTCCAACCCATAAATGGCATTGAAACTTCCAAACTAAAACTGAAATTATCTGATGGGATTCAAAGCCATGGAAGTGTAAGAGACACGTTTCAGTCATTCCAGCTGATCCCAGAACCTGCTATCCCTCTGCATGAATTTGGTTCTGATTCTGACGATGACACCTTCTGTCGATCATCTCCTTACATATCTGATGATTGTGTTAGCCATCACTCTGAGTCCAATTCTGAACAGTGGGAGTCTAGTGAAACTCCGGAGAGAGACAACCATGAACTTTATGATGCCTTGCGTGGAATCTCATCAACGGAACACATTTCCAGCTCCCCAGAACTAGGGGAAATAGGCAGCAATGCCATTTATAGTGAAGGTGGAATCAAAAGTGTTCACTCTGAGAATGGTATGGTACAGTATCTCTCTGATCCTTTACTTGATCTTCCAAGCTTAGATGCTTTTAAACCTGTACTCCTGCAAGAACCAAAAGATGATTCTACACCAATGGATGTCCATGGTTTGAGATGTCCTGGGGAATCTACACCAGGACCACCACCTCTCCCTCCAGTGGAATGGTGCCTTTCAAAGCCTCAGTTAGATGCTACAGAAGAAAATCACGATGTATCTGAAGGTTTTAAACATGTACTTGATACAGACCTCTTGGGGTCTATCACCTTCCAGCAACCACCATTGAAGCAACAAGAAGTGAATGAAGAGCCTCTTTCTATTGAACCAAAAATCAAG CAGAACCAGCAGGTGAATGAACACAAAGAAGCTGATCAGGCTCTAAACAGCAAAGAGATAGACGAAAAGGACGATTTCTTACAACAAATCAGAACACAG TCATTCAACCTGAGACGCACAGTGACAGCAAAGGCAACAACTACGACACCAGGACCCGCTACCCATGTCAAAGTCACTGCAATTTTGGAGAAAGCAAATGCCATCCGCCAG GCTGTTGGGAGTGATGATGACGATACCTGGAGTACTTAA
- the LOC133729468 gene encoding protein SCAR3 isoform X2, which yields MPLVRFQVRNEYGLGQPQLYKEADREDPKAVLDGVAVAGLVGILRQLGDLAEFAAEVFHGLQEQVTTTASRSHKLMVRVQHIEAALPPLEKAVLAQTSHIHFAYTAGLEWHPRIRSERHHFIYNDLPRFIMDSYEECSDPPRLHLLDKFDTGGPGSCLKRYSDPTFFKRASAISDEANAEKIQRDRKAQRSKKKKGSQHNGDVSRSASISNRSSRMQPISSNVNRQSSPSQTVSTTDMAALKSDLGNNSNSFGSRTESGYNEYVAHSSSSLQAKQQEYKESPTSESVHHDDTLESVLHDGETVFVDGNSPGSSLQDQVTSGSSCGKWDEKAEIVDPTGQQKCLDETTETLPTMDDSDAHEGGAGHIKSIQQNDFLFDGENILEPTSSRNQIDEIESEPDEPDTFMDALNTIESESENDLDCQTKREVKHVPTFVNKKGLDAVHDITMDCLNPQTPRFETHTATSHSSPERETPVDLPNLASLESPVPEQIPQVVMEPSNSNHSVGSDRTENLDDSRLETVNCDSASSGSGTTNVQDNIISSLREPQDSPADISRNNSINFWTNGGMLGLEPSKPPDFTMASPVNPASSSTSETIGLSNHAYKIIVDEHEMEPSMLTMDDRCNDKGQEDGISSEKISKGVSPTELYTKLGNIDDSDKSNGFGHAMEDGWKKTNAMEPGIVLPVAPYTKSASNDLHQENDENSSLVFGLGRRLLENGFGRNVSYDKFEPASYLNAGELEQKSEHQSVVYQSFPDTAFKEQSEDGFAVHSSPSSPPLEHMKISFQPINGIETSKLKLKLSDGIQSHGSVRDTFQSFQLIPEPAIPLHEFGSDSDDDTFCRSSPYISDDCVSHHSESNSEQWESSETPERDNHELYDALRGISSTEHISSSPELGEIGSNAIYSEGGIKSVHSENGMVQYLSDPLLDLPSLDAFKPVLLQEPKDDSTPMDVHGLRCPGESTPGPPPLPPVEWCLSKPQLDATEENHDVSEGFKHVLDTDLLGSITFQQPPLKQQEVNEEPLSIEPKIKNQQVNEHKEADQALNSKEIDEKDDFLQQIRTQSFNLRRTVTAKATTTTPGPATHVKVTAILEKANAIRQAVGSDDDDTWST from the exons ATTTGCAGCAGAGGTTTTTCATGGTTTGCAAGAGCAAGTAACGACTACAGCTTCTAGAAGCCATAAGCTGATGGTTCGCGTTCAACACATTGAAGCTGCACTTCCTCCCCTTGAGAAGGCTGTACTTGCTCAAACAAGCCACATACATTTTGCATACACAGCTG GTTTAGAGTGGCATCCACGTATTCGAAGTGAAAGACATCATTTCATCTACAATGACTTGCCACGCTTTATCATGGATTCGTATGAAGAATGTAGCGATCCTCCGCGTTTGCACTTGCTTGACAA ATTTGATACTGGGGGTCCAGGATCTTGTTTAAAGAGATATTCAGATCCAACATTTTTCAAAAGAGCATCAGCTATCTCTGATGAAGCAAATGCTGAAAAAATCCAAAGAGATAGGAAGGCTCAAAGAAGCAAG AAAAAGAAAGGATCACAGCATAATGGAGATGTATCACGTTCTGCATCGATATCCAATCGCAGTAGCAG AATGCAACCTATTTCTTCTAATGTGAATCGGCAAAGCTCGCCTTCGCAAACTGTCTCCACAACTGACATGGCGGCATTAAAGTCTGACCTGGGAAACAATTCTAATTCTTTTGGTTCAAGAACTGAGTCAGGATATAATGAGTATGTTGCCCATTCAAGTTCCTCCCTGCAAGCCAAACAACAAGAATACAAGGAGTCCCCTACTTCTGAATCTGTGCATCATGATGATACTCTTGAATCTGTTTTGCATGATGGTGAAACTGTGTTTGTAGATGGTAACTCTCCTGGAAGTTCATTACAGGACCAAGTTACCTCTGGTTCATCTTGTGGTAAATGGGATGAGAAGGCAGAAATAGTAGATCCTACAGGTCAACAGAAGTGTTTAGATGAAACTACAGAAACGCTCCCTACAATGGATGACTCGGATGCACATGAAGGGGGAGCTGGTCACATTAAGAGTATTCAGCAAAACGATTTCCTCTTTGATGGCGAAAATATTTTGGAGCCAACCTCGAGCAGGAACCaaattgatgaaattgaaagtgaaCCAGATGAACCAGATACTTTCATGGATGCACTTAACACCATTGAATCAGAATCCGAAAATGATCTTGATTGTCAAACAAAACGAGAAGTGAAACATGTCCCTACTTTTGTCAACAAGAAAGGACTGGATGCAGTGCATGATATTACCATGGATTGTTTGAATCCTCAAACTCCAAGGTTTGAAACTCATACTGCAACATCTCACAGTTCCCCGGAAAGAGAAACGCCGGTGGATCTACCAAACTTAGCGTCATTAGAGAGCCCTGTCCCTGAGCAGATCCCTCAAGTAGTTATGGAACCTTCTAATTCAAACCACTCTGTAGGCTCTGATAGAACTGaaaatcttgatgattcaaggTTAGAAACTGTTAATTGTGATTCAGCATCCTCTGGCTCTGGAACTACTAATGTGCAGGATAACATCATAAGCAGTTTACGTGAACCTCAAGACTCTCCTGCTGACATTTCCAGGAATAATTCAATAAATTTCTGGACTAATGGTGGCATGTTAGGACTTGAGCCATCAAAACCTCCTGATTTCACCATGGCAAGTCCTGTAAATCCAGCTAGCAGTAGTACATCTGAGACAATTGGTCTCTCAAATCATGCTTACAAGATTATAGTCGACGAGCATGAAATGGAACCAAGCATGTTGACTATGGATGATCGATGTAATGATAAAGGTCAAGAGGATGGTATCTCATCAGAGAAAATATCTAAGGGAGTTTCACCTACGGAATTGTATACAAAGCTTGGAAATATTGATGATTCTGATAAGAGCAATGGATTTGGCCATGCCATGGAGGATGGTTGGAAAAAAACCAACGCAATGGAACCTGGAATTGTGTTACCAGTTGCTCCATATACTAAATCTGCTTCCAATGACTTACATCAGGAGAATGATGAAAACTCTTCTCTGGTTTTCGGACTTGGTCGTAGGTTACTTGAGAATGGTTTTGGTAGAAATGTATCGTATGACAAATTTGAGCCTGCTAGTTATTTGAATGCTGGTGAATTGGAGCAGAAAAGCGAGCACCAGAGTGTAGTGTACCAATCATTTCCTGATACAGCCTTCAAAGAGCAGTCTGAGGATGGATTTGCAGTTCATTCATCTCCTTCTTCACCACCACTTGAGCACATGAAGATATCTTTCCAACCCATAAATGGCATTGAAACTTCCAAACTAAAACTGAAATTATCTGATGGGATTCAAAGCCATGGAAGTGTAAGAGACACGTTTCAGTCATTCCAGCTGATCCCAGAACCTGCTATCCCTCTGCATGAATTTGGTTCTGATTCTGACGATGACACCTTCTGTCGATCATCTCCTTACATATCTGATGATTGTGTTAGCCATCACTCTGAGTCCAATTCTGAACAGTGGGAGTCTAGTGAAACTCCGGAGAGAGACAACCATGAACTTTATGATGCCTTGCGTGGAATCTCATCAACGGAACACATTTCCAGCTCCCCAGAACTAGGGGAAATAGGCAGCAATGCCATTTATAGTGAAGGTGGAATCAAAAGTGTTCACTCTGAGAATGGTATGGTACAGTATCTCTCTGATCCTTTACTTGATCTTCCAAGCTTAGATGCTTTTAAACCTGTACTCCTGCAAGAACCAAAAGATGATTCTACACCAATGGATGTCCATGGTTTGAGATGTCCTGGGGAATCTACACCAGGACCACCACCTCTCCCTCCAGTGGAATGGTGCCTTTCAAAGCCTCAGTTAGATGCTACAGAAGAAAATCACGATGTATCTGAAGGTTTTAAACATGTACTTGATACAGACCTCTTGGGGTCTATCACCTTCCAGCAACCACCATTGAAGCAACAAGAAGTGAATGAAGAGCCTCTTTCTATTGAACCAAAAATCAAG AACCAGCAGGTGAATGAACACAAAGAAGCTGATCAGGCTCTAAACAGCAAAGAGATAGACGAAAAGGACGATTTCTTACAACAAATCAGAACACAG TCATTCAACCTGAGACGCACAGTGACAGCAAAGGCAACAACTACGACACCAGGACCCGCTACCCATGTCAAAGTCACTGCAATTTTGGAGAAAGCAAATGCCATCCGCCAG GCTGTTGGGAGTGATGATGACGATACCTGGAGTACTTAA
- the LOC133729470 gene encoding dof zinc finger protein DOF1.5, translating into MAEVSSGQDVPGIKLFGTTITLQNKQVVLKDDDDHRQPKKADDVHDQTVEMKRPEKIIPCPRCKSMETKFCYFNNYNVNQPRHFCKGCQRYWTAGGALRNVPVGAGRRKTKPPGRELAGFPEGCLYDASEVVHQFELDGVVEEWHVAAVQGDFRHVFPVVKRRRSGSGGQTCS; encoded by the coding sequence ATGGCTGAGGTCAGCAGCGGCCAAGATGTGCCCGGAATTAAGCTGTTTGGGACAACCATTACATTGCAGAACAAACAAGTAGTActaaaagatgatgatgatcatcGTCAACCCAAGAAAGCCGACGACGTTCATGACCAAACGGTGGAGATGAAGAGGCCGGAGAAGATCATACCATGCCCTAGATGCAAGAGCATGGAGACCAAGTTTTGTTACTTCAATAACTACAATGTAAACCAGCCTAGACACTTCTGCAAGGGCTGTCAGAGGTACTGGACGGCCGGCGGGGCCCTACGGAACGTGCCTGTGGGAGCCGGCCGTCGGAAAACCAAGCCTCCGGGCCGGGAGTTGGCCGGTTTCCCGGAGGGTTGTTTGTATGACGCTTCAGAGGTGGTGCACCAGTTTGAGTTGGATGGGGTGGTGGAAGAGTGGCACGTGGCGGCGGTACAAGGCGATTTCCGACATGTTTTTCCGGTGGTGAAGCGGCGGCGGAGTGGCTCAGGTGGTCAAACGTGCAGCTGA